From the Leptospira sp. WS60.C2 genome, one window contains:
- a CDS encoding cob(I)yrinic acid a,c-diamide adenosyltransferase, translated as MKIYTKFGDGGQTYLASGKKVSKTDRRVDLYGTCDELNSTIGLALSFGKADPLEKEFLTHLQSIQSFLFEIGSELAGYVPKDATDGTVVKKEDVDLLEKEIDRLMETLPEIKFFILPGGTQIASALHMARTVCRRLERDLLVYMEGGGEIHNDLRIYLNRLSDYLFVAARFANFSLGQEETIWKSRTKTN; from the coding sequence TTGAAAATCTACACAAAATTTGGGGACGGCGGACAGACGTATTTAGCTTCTGGAAAAAAGGTTTCGAAAACTGACAGAAGAGTGGATCTTTATGGAACCTGCGATGAATTGAATAGCACCATCGGTCTTGCGCTTTCCTTCGGAAAGGCCGATCCTTTGGAAAAAGAATTTCTTACGCATTTACAATCCATTCAGAGTTTCCTTTTTGAAATTGGATCAGAACTTGCTGGTTATGTACCGAAAGATGCTACAGATGGAACCGTTGTGAAAAAAGAAGATGTGGATCTTCTGGAAAAAGAAATCGACCGTTTGATGGAAACACTTCCTGAAATTAAATTTTTCATTTTGCCTGGTGGAACACAAATTGCCAGCGCCCTTCATATGGCTCGCACCGTGTGTCGACGGTTAGAACGAGATCTTCTGGTTTACATGGAAGGTGGTGGTGAGATTCATAATGATCTTCGCATTTACCTCAATCGGTTGTCAGATTACTTATTCGTAGCAGCAAGGTTTGCTAATTTTTCACTCGGCCAAGAGGAAACCATTTGGAAAAGTCGGACCAAAACCAATTAA
- the lpxC gene encoding UDP-3-O-acyl-N-acetylglucosamine deacetylase, with the protein MQTAIHRKTIQNSITLRGIGVHSGKVVTLRLHPAEANTGLIFYLYKGTQKIRIPVTLDHVVDTSNATTIGDGGSNRVQTIEHLLAAVHTLGITDCIFEIDSVEVPIMDGSSLPFWEGIRSAGIRVLDETVEPITITNPIWVVDGDKYLVMLPSDELKVTYSIDFNHPLLRGQSYTTTLDESILGSDILPARTFGFLKDVEALQARGLAMGGSLDNAVVLTDDGYLNDHLRYDNECVRHKILDLIGDLAVMGRPFRGHLIASKAGHALDISLAKCIMSQVTGNELTQYKSKRIPLFSKKEAAR; encoded by the coding sequence ATGCAAACGGCGATTCATCGAAAAACGATCCAAAACTCGATCACACTCAGGGGAATTGGCGTACATTCTGGAAAAGTGGTAACACTCCGTCTCCATCCCGCCGAGGCGAACACTGGACTTATCTTTTATCTTTACAAAGGCACCCAAAAAATCAGAATTCCCGTCACTCTAGACCATGTGGTGGACACAAGCAATGCCACTACCATTGGTGATGGAGGGTCCAATCGGGTGCAAACGATCGAACACCTTCTCGCCGCAGTCCACACGCTTGGGATTACAGACTGTATTTTTGAAATTGATTCGGTGGAAGTGCCGATTATGGACGGTTCCTCTCTCCCGTTTTGGGAAGGGATTCGTTCTGCTGGTATAAGAGTTCTCGACGAAACGGTTGAACCGATTACGATCACAAATCCGATTTGGGTTGTGGATGGAGACAAGTATCTCGTGATGCTACCGTCGGATGAATTAAAAGTGACGTATAGCATTGATTTTAACCACCCACTCCTTCGGGGCCAGTCTTATACCACCACTCTGGATGAATCCATCTTAGGATCAGACATACTTCCTGCGAGAACCTTTGGATTTTTAAAAGATGTGGAGGCCCTCCAGGCGCGAGGTCTTGCCATGGGTGGATCTCTCGACAATGCGGTTGTTCTCACGGATGACGGGTATTTAAATGACCACCTTCGTTACGACAATGAATGTGTCCGTCACAAGATCCTTGATCTCATTGGAGACCTAGCTGTAATGGGGCGTCCGTTCCGAGGCCATTTGATCGCCTCGAAAGCAGGTCATGCCTTGGATATCTCTCTTGCCAAATGCATCATGAGCCAAGTCACAGGGAACGAACTCACCCAATACAAAAGCAAACGCATTCCACTTTTCTCCAAAAAAGAAGCCGCACGCTAA
- a CDS encoding OmpA family protein → MKQIISGILSLSLLSTISCGLSDNTKRLILSTSIGCGVGLALGAVYDETQRKKDTKNKKNDFQRQIKESLAMEKKKPQNKGKIIGLGAGCLAGLGTGFYLNTMYDNMAEEMQKQGITLTKDIRGGETVGLTATMDGGIAFEDGKADLKGKGKENIDKLAEALAAYPETKINITGHANRTGSEEVNIRLSRERAATAKNAIIENGVDGKRIVSAAGLGSSDPIKGVDPKNEANRRVEVVIVPAS, encoded by the coding sequence TTGAAACAAATCATCTCAGGAATTCTATCCCTATCTTTACTTTCCACAATCTCTTGTGGGCTTTCTGATAACACAAAACGACTCATTCTCAGTACTTCCATCGGATGCGGAGTTGGTCTTGCATTAGGTGCTGTTTACGACGAAACGCAAAGAAAAAAAGATACTAAAAACAAAAAGAACGATTTCCAAAGACAAATCAAAGAATCTTTGGCCATGGAAAAGAAAAAGCCACAAAACAAAGGTAAAATTATCGGTCTGGGGGCTGGATGTTTAGCTGGTCTTGGAACTGGTTTTTATCTCAATACTATGTATGATAACATGGCAGAGGAAATGCAAAAACAAGGGATCACTCTTACAAAAGATATAAGAGGTGGCGAGACGGTTGGACTTACCGCAACCATGGACGGTGGAATCGCTTTCGAAGACGGAAAAGCGGATCTCAAAGGAAAGGGAAAAGAAAACATTGATAAGTTAGCAGAAGCACTGGCAGCATACCCTGAAACCAAAATCAACATCACAGGACATGCCAACCGAACGGGTTCAGAAGAAGTAAATATACGACTTTCTAGAGAACGAGCAGCTACAGCGAAAAACGCAATCATCGAAAATGGTGTGGACGGAAAACGAATTGTTTCCGCGGCAGGTCTTGGTTCCTCTGATCCAATCAAAGGCGTAGACCCAAAAAATGAAGCCAACCGCCGTGTGGAAGTGGTAATTGTTCCAGCTAGCTAA
- a CDS encoding peptide MFS transporter translates to MEKSDQNQLNVHPKGITALFLTEMWERLSYYGMRALLVLYLVKSLGFTDKDAGVVYAYYTSFVYLTPVIGGYITDRYLSYRFSIYLGSILMLLGHLSLALDDLTYFYLGLCLLALGNGFFKPNISTIFGRLYQEKPNLRDSGFTIFYMGINLGGLLGPIIAGSLGEKVNWHLGFFSAGVGMFLGILVFYFGSKSLPSFVWEKESKQNSNLNHKSEKNKEPESDTLSKMVLIGLLSFFSIFFWMAFEQMGTSLNLFALRNTDRNVFGFEIPASILQSLNPLMILIFGPILSSIWIYLSRSNRNPNPILKFVISLFLLGIGFLVMVVAAKQAETGVLVSLFFLVSVYFWNTLSELCLSPVGLSFVSRMAPVRFASLLMGIWFLSTALGHYAAGILSGYQREWGSLSDFYAIFVIVSWCAALLLYGIYLWKRPSIQRLLRESAETKERIGSPIRASIES, encoded by the coding sequence TTGGAAAAGTCGGACCAAAACCAATTAAACGTTCACCCAAAAGGCATCACCGCTTTATTTCTCACGGAAATGTGGGAGAGACTCAGTTATTACGGAATGCGAGCTCTCCTAGTTCTGTATCTTGTTAAGTCCTTAGGATTTACAGACAAAGATGCAGGTGTTGTCTATGCATATTATACAAGTTTCGTGTATCTAACACCTGTGATTGGAGGATACATTACAGATCGTTATTTAAGTTATCGATTTTCGATTTATTTGGGAAGTATTTTGATGTTACTTGGGCATCTTTCCCTTGCGTTAGATGATTTGACTTATTTTTATTTGGGACTTTGTTTACTTGCCTTGGGTAACGGATTTTTTAAGCCCAATATTTCCACAATCTTTGGAAGGTTGTATCAGGAAAAACCAAACTTGAGGGACAGCGGGTTTACCATATTCTATATGGGAATCAATTTAGGTGGTCTTCTTGGACCTATCATTGCTGGTAGTTTAGGAGAAAAGGTCAATTGGCATTTGGGCTTTTTCTCGGCTGGTGTGGGAATGTTTTTAGGCATTCTCGTATTCTATTTTGGAAGCAAATCACTTCCTTCGTTTGTCTGGGAAAAAGAATCAAAACAAAATTCTAATCTGAATCATAAGTCAGAGAAAAACAAAGAGCCGGAATCTGATACCCTATCCAAAATGGTACTGATTGGACTGTTATCCTTTTTTAGTATTTTTTTCTGGATGGCATTTGAGCAGATGGGCACATCTCTCAATTTATTTGCTCTACGGAATACAGACAGAAATGTCTTTGGATTTGAAATTCCAGCATCCATCTTACAATCATTAAACCCTCTTATGATTTTAATCTTTGGGCCAATTCTTTCGAGTATTTGGATCTACCTTTCTCGTTCCAATCGAAATCCCAATCCTATCTTAAAGTTTGTGATCAGTTTATTTTTACTTGGGATCGGCTTTTTAGTAATGGTGGTTGCCGCAAAACAAGCAGAGACAGGGGTTCTGGTTTCCCTTTTCTTTTTGGTTTCTGTTTATTTTTGGAATACTTTAAGTGAACTTTGTCTTTCCCCTGTGGGTCTGTCGTTTGTGAGTCGAATGGCACCGGTTCGGTTTGCATCACTCCTCATGGGGATTTGGTTTTTGTCAACAGCCTTGGGGCATTATGCAGCGGGAATTCTTTCTGGTTACCAAAGGGAATGGGGGAGTCTGTCAGATTTCTATGCAATCTTTGTCATCGTGTCTTGGTGTGCCGCTCTATTGTTATACGGAATTTACCTCTGGAAACGACCATCCATTCAAAGATTATTAAGAGAAAGTGCAGAAACGAAAGAAAGAATTGGTTCCCCGATTCGAGCTTCTATTGAGTCCTAG
- the ptsP gene encoding phosphoenolpyruvate--protein phosphotransferase, with amino-acid sequence MEEKTTFKGISAYPGMVYGKVFRWKQSKRKREDRTDLGPDEIKEEVELLKKGLQKTEEDLADLVQKSRQNEELSAILESQIVFLNDPLFRARVFERIAQNKESAGLAIETAVSSLYDEFQSIPDEFFRERADHLLDIGKRIESNLYPEKGTEQTKIPDDVILIAKEITPSEMIQLGKSKLRGIATDFGGKTGHTAIIARNYGIPTIVGLKNITSHVEDDDYILLDATKGILNRSPNIDEIKLAGIKSDIKRSIPIREISDGPKELKTKDGKKFSLRANIDSEDEVDTAFLQGADGIGLVRTEILFIRYVEFKPTEEEQFTVYKRILLKMVGRPVTFRVWDIGADKMENGYEEENPFLGNRGIRYLLRHPHFFKEQLRALLRASEFGTMRIMLPMITTRSEILQTKVLINECLEELKNSGLVITKKIPLGIMVETPACALNLPFLGNHVDFYSIGTNDLLQYLLAVERNNHLVGDLYNPWQVVFLLLLKNIVEVANSQKKPISICGEIGSDPMFTAVLIGLGFRDLSSAIPLMKEVAEKVTEISTWKAKLLAEQVITLAGEEKFDEIEKLVMETKG; translated from the coding sequence ATGGAAGAAAAAACCACATTTAAAGGCATCTCTGCCTACCCAGGAATGGTGTACGGAAAGGTATTTCGTTGGAAACAATCCAAACGAAAGAGAGAAGATCGTACAGACCTAGGTCCGGACGAAATCAAAGAAGAAGTCGAACTCCTAAAAAAAGGTCTCCAGAAAACGGAAGAAGATTTGGCTGACCTTGTCCAAAAATCCAGACAGAACGAAGAACTCTCCGCCATCTTAGAATCGCAAATTGTTTTTTTAAATGACCCACTCTTTCGAGCCCGAGTTTTCGAACGCATTGCGCAAAACAAGGAATCGGCGGGACTTGCCATCGAAACGGCAGTTAGTTCTCTTTATGACGAATTCCAATCTATCCCAGATGAGTTCTTTCGGGAAAGAGCAGACCATTTACTAGATATAGGCAAACGGATAGAATCGAATTTGTATCCAGAAAAAGGTACAGAACAAACGAAAATCCCTGACGATGTCATCCTCATCGCAAAAGAGATTACACCTTCCGAGATGATCCAACTTGGAAAATCGAAACTCCGTGGCATTGCCACAGATTTCGGAGGGAAAACAGGACACACAGCCATCATTGCGAGGAATTACGGAATTCCAACCATTGTGGGTTTGAAAAACATCACCTCACACGTAGAAGATGACGATTACATTTTACTCGATGCCACCAAAGGAATTCTCAATCGATCACCAAATATTGATGAAATTAAACTCGCGGGAATCAAAAGCGACATCAAAAGATCCATTCCGATTCGTGAAATCAGTGACGGACCTAAGGAACTCAAAACCAAAGATGGAAAAAAGTTTTCCCTTCGTGCCAACATTGATTCAGAAGACGAAGTAGACACAGCCTTTCTTCAGGGTGCTGATGGAATTGGTCTTGTGCGAACAGAAATTTTATTCATTCGTTATGTGGAATTCAAACCCACAGAGGAAGAGCAGTTCACTGTTTATAAGCGAATTCTACTCAAAATGGTGGGTCGCCCTGTTACGTTCCGTGTCTGGGACATCGGTGCAGATAAAATGGAAAATGGATATGAAGAAGAAAATCCATTTCTTGGGAACCGAGGGATTCGTTATCTATTAAGACACCCTCATTTTTTCAAAGAGCAATTGCGAGCCTTGTTACGTGCCAGTGAATTTGGAACAATGCGTATCATGTTGCCGATGATCACAACGCGATCTGAAATTTTGCAAACAAAAGTACTCATCAACGAATGTTTGGAAGAACTAAAAAACTCAGGCCTTGTGATTACGAAAAAAATTCCATTGGGAATCATGGTAGAAACTCCTGCTTGTGCTTTAAATTTACCGTTTCTAGGAAACCATGTTGATTTCTATAGCATTGGAACCAATGACTTACTACAGTATCTCCTTGCCGTGGAACGTAATAACCATTTGGTGGGAGATCTTTACAATCCTTGGCAGGTGGTCTTTTTACTACTTCTAAAAAACATTGTCGAAGTTGCCAACTCGCAGAAAAAACCAATCAGCATTTGTGGTGAAATTGGCAGTGATCCGATGTTTACAGCAGTTCTCATCGGACTTGGATTTCGGGATCTGAGCTCTGCGATTCCCCTAATGAAAGAAGTGGCCGAAAAAGTTACAGAAATCTCCACTTGGAAAGCAAAGTTACTCGCAGAACAAGTGATCACTCTTGCTGGTGAAGAAAAATTTGATGAAATTGAAAAACTTGTCATGGAGACAAAAGGGTAA
- a CDS encoding flagellin: protein MIINHNISALVAKRALTNTSRDMDKSMEHLATGMRINRPGDDSLGFSLSEKLRSQIRALGQAERNTQDGMSFLQVTEGSLDQVNSILQRLRELSVQSANGIYSNEDRKLVQLEVSQLVEEVERIGTSAEFNKVKPLDGRFSRAAKTPMTLQVGANGSEKIEVYINTMTSSSLKLKQAGSKFTLSTPNKASDSLQVLDDAISKVNRLRSDLGAYYNRLDLTLKSLSNNYVNMVSSESQVRDADMATEMVEYSKNQILTKSGVAMLAQANLRPESVVKLLTDRY, encoded by the coding sequence ATGATTATCAATCACAACATCAGTGCACTCGTTGCAAAACGAGCACTTACAAACACCAGTCGTGACATGGACAAATCCATGGAACACCTAGCAACGGGTATGCGAATCAATAGACCAGGGGACGATTCCTTGGGATTCTCATTATCCGAAAAACTTAGATCCCAAATCCGTGCCTTAGGACAAGCAGAACGAAATACCCAGGATGGTATGTCGTTTTTGCAAGTTACGGAAGGATCTTTGGACCAAGTAAACTCAATCTTACAGAGGTTACGCGAACTATCCGTTCAATCTGCCAATGGGATTTATTCGAATGAGGACAGAAAACTTGTCCAATTAGAAGTGTCCCAACTTGTAGAAGAAGTGGAAAGGATCGGTACCTCTGCAGAGTTTAACAAAGTCAAACCTCTAGATGGTCGGTTTTCAAGAGCTGCTAAAACTCCAATGACCTTACAAGTGGGTGCTAACGGTTCAGAAAAAATTGAAGTCTACATCAATACGATGACTAGTTCTTCTTTGAAACTGAAACAAGCTGGATCGAAGTTTACACTTTCAACTCCGAACAAAGCTTCCGATTCACTTCAAGTCTTGGATGATGCAATCTCAAAGGTGAACCGACTTAGGTCAGACTTAGGTGCGTATTACAACCGATTGGATTTAACCTTAAAATCACTGAGTAATAACTATGTGAATATGGTTTCTTCCGAATCGCAAGTACGTGATGCAGATATGGCAACGGAAATGGTGGAATATTCTAAAAACCAAATCCTTACCAAATCTGGTGTGGCCATGCTTGCCCAAGCAAATCTCAGACCAGAATCCGTAGTAAAACTCCTCACGGACAGATACTAA